The DNA window GCTGCTTGCTGGGCGTACTGGCCCCGGGTCTCGGTTATGAGACCGATGACAGGATCGCGGAAACCATGGCGCCAGCTGACATTGATGAAGTTCCCGTTCAGGAACGCAGAAATAACGTCGAGGAACAGAGCGAGGGGATTAGACTGCAGACGCAGAGATCAGCTCCACACAGCGGCCGCTCTAGGGGTTCTTTCGTGTCACGAAGAACGTCGGCGTTGACCTCGAAGTTGAGGAGGAACCGGAAGGCCATTGTTATGGGAGTAGTTGGCGTGGCCGCAGTCTTGGCTGCGCTGTATGTAGCCAGGCGATGGTGGACGCAGAAACCAAGAGAACCAGGAgattcccccccccctgaaGAACCAGGAGATTCCCCACCGCGCGCTGGAAAACCGAAAGCTCCTTCCCAACCCCCTACGGAGCGTCGAGATGTTCCCACCGGGGTCCGCCAGGTGGGGGCTCGTGACCTTCCAGCACCGCCGGCCTCTCACACAGCGCTACTGGCGTGCTTGGAGAACAGGCAAATAGAATTTTTTGGACCGTCGAATTCCCCCCACGGCTTCACACCACTCTACGATCCGGAGCCACAGAAGCGCGTTGCAATGGTGGACGCGGGGACGAACGCGCTGTTCATTGGCGGGGCGGGAGTAAACGGGGAGGTGGCGAGGCTGCTCACCGAGGAGGCAAGAAGGCACGAGGTCCGGCTGACCCCTGAACAGCTCTCTGAGCACAGTAAACGAGTCCAGGAAGATTTGCTTCGACTCGCCGTACAACATCCGAGAACTTTGATAGAGCTAGACACTGGCGCCCGTTCCCCGGTTTTCGCCAGGTCTTACGGCTTCGTCAGCGTTGTCCCAGGAACCGGATGGGACGAGTCCCAAACGGGGAGGAACGTCGGTGCGACGTTCATCCACATTCTGAAGGATGAAGTCACTCCGTACGGCGATCCGAAGAACAACGCCATGGTGTACACCGTTGCACCCTCAGGCAACGCGCCTGACGCCTCGTATTCTCAGGCGTGTAAGTCCGGGCCATCGCCCGTGAAGAACGCTGGCGCGGTGTCTTTGCACCTCCGCGTCACTTCCGTGATAGTTGTTTGTCGTGTTGTTCTGTGGAACCACTCACGGCAGGCATCACTCTTCGAACTGCGTGCGAGAGAAAGTACCCCGTGCAGGATTGAAAGAAAGGGGGGGGAAGTCAGAATCGGACGACGTGTCGTTCTCTGGCGTCGGGGTGCCTGGCGATTTCTTTTGGGTCCCCTGCGTGTGTGCCAGTATACCTAGACCCTGAGCCGTGTGTATGGCCATGTCGCTGCATCTCTGGAGTGGGCGTATTCTCTTGCGTATTTTTGTGATCAGATCAGGCCACGATTAAGGGCGTTGTTGGAGCTGTTTCAGAGTTCAACAGAACGCCGGAAGGAGAACAGAACCCAATCGAGGCGATCCGTATGCCTTTTTTGGGAGCCGGGTACTTTAGGGGGGAACGCGACCTGCAGTCCATTGGCAGGTACAACGCCGTAGGGACTGCTGAGGCCGTCTCACAGTATGAACCGACTTTCGATTTTCAGTACATGTACGACCCCAGCGGCGCCCTCAAGGACGGTTTCTGGCACGTTGAACACCAGCTTTGGTCTGGTGGAAAAGGCTGAAGTGTCAAGAATTCCTTAGCAACTACAAATACCACGCCACCGAATGGCGAAGGCAGCTGCGACTTCGTTCCACGACATGCAATAAAGTGAaaggcgccgcgcgcgaggcggatATTCGGGAAAAAGCTGTGCGTGGAAACGTCAGACCTTTGCGGAGAGgcatctctctccgcgtgttttctctgccttgttTGGCGCTTTCGCTTGAAAACCAAGCAATTCACCGGCCGGCGTCGCAGTGCGGCTCCTGACCGCGTTCCCTGCGCGCCTACCTCCCAAAAGCGGGTGATGACCTAACTCTCAAGGGAGGGGTTCCACTTTGTTTTTACGTGCCTGAAGGAGGCTACGAACGTTTACTTCCCTGCTCTTTACATGCACTCCCGTTTATAGCAGGGGAGTCCGGGGGTGAGCTGTGTACAGGGTGGAGCTGTTACAAGATTCGCCATGCCACCTAGCCGGCGTGAACCGCGAAAAATATCAGGTTCTTCACAGTATCGTCATCGAGGGACAGGACACATCTTCGAGGTCCGTGCACTTCGTGTCGCGCAATGTTTAAACCCCGGGGACGCGTGCAAAAATCATGTCGGGGAGGAAGGATGCTTTCGCCTGGAGCATTTTTGCCGAATTTCGCGTCTCGTGTGCCCGTGGGGACATGCCGGACTATCAGAAACCGGATAGATTTTTGTGTATGAAGAGGCTCGAGTGTAACGGTAGTACTATCAAGCCTCTTTTTTCAAATAGATTTCAAGGGAATCATTGACATTCAACCTCGCTGCTACAGGAGAGAGTCGCTTCGCTTGCAAGGCAGCTCGCAATGCGTGAGTGTAACACGAGCAGCGTTCGAAAGGACACTCACGGTGAGTCCCTTCGTCTAAAGTATGGGAGACCACATTTTCCCGATAGTGTTTTCGTGCATTTGCGATATCTGTCTTCGCGCGAAAACAGTgacaaagcgagagagaaatcaCGGGATACgcctcgcggctctctctccccgaaCCTTTGACAAACACATGCGATATATGACAGAAACGTGTTGGCACGACCAGCTAGGGAAACACGTTCACCGGGCTTCCTGCGGCTGCCTCCACGCATTTCTCCCACAGAAAAAGCATTGCACAGAAGAGCGAACGTTGCAACCTGTCCCAGGGAGTGTAAGTGCACCTCAGCCTGGCCCATTTGGCCAAGTCTACTTGTCGAAACTAGCCGCACAACCTACGACCTTTTGCCATCGCGCGCACAAATAAACTATACATGGAAGGGCACGCGCGCGGTAAAGAGAATGCTCCAAAAGCACGCAGACGCCCACTTCCCCCAGAGTCTCGCGGGGCATACTCCGGTTCTTCCTGGCGCTTTACCGGGACTGCCGATACACTGCAGCAAACCCGGGTCACTCCACCCCCAGCTACGAACAGACAGATGACCGGTTGACATGCGCACGCATACACGCGTATCTATCGCTATAAGGAGATTTCTCATCTACTGCACACATTCATCTTTCTTACAGTCGAAATGGAAGAACGAAGTGTGCGCGCAGTCAATGACACGCACAAGATTGCTGAGATACCACGCGTGGCGCCGCTCGCATTTGCCGGGCGAGAGGCCACAACAAAAACTCTATCGACACGGCGCAGTGCCGTTTTCACCAGATACCTTtatttcttcttcacctgcCCACCGACACACGCACGCCGTCGCAACTGCATCTCCATGTACACTTGAGGCGCCGACAGTTCTTCTTCCGGCAAGGGAATGTCGTCGTGACGTTTGAAGCCCAGCGCCGTGTAGAAGCCAACCGCTGAGGAAACGCCCAGCGGGGAGGAAAGAACCGAGTGTGGCACAAACTCAGCGACGGACAGACAGACACAGGGAGCAGTTTCCAGTTCCAGCAAAAGCAAACGACGCCACGGCGGTCAAGAGACGAGCGGGGGCGCCCAGCACACTCCACGccaaaaaacgaaagaacGGACCACCGGTAGAGATTCCCTTccgacggcagagagaaaggcacaccTAGCAAATATGCTGATAGCGGCGGGGCCTTGTCGAGCGAACCCTTCCTCAAACGAAGACCTGAGCGCTGCGTCGTTTTTCGGTCGCTCGCTGAATGTTTCCAGTTCCGGCTGCTTGCAAATGTTCGGGTTCAGAAGTGCCCTGGACTCTCCTGAATAGATTCTGAATGCACTTATTAGGGGCAAAAAGCCACAAGCGGCTTTTTCGATCTGGAAAAACTCAAATCTAAACCCTTCGTCCAACACTACCCACAACGAGCTCCGCTTACCGGGCTTCAAGGCAGACAGGTTGATCGAGGTCAACCCCCTGTTGCTTTTCGCAACCTGGATGATTCCCTTCACGAGTTTCTTCCCGTAACCGCGTCCTCGGCAGTCTTCGAGAACGGCGATCTTCCCCacctgcagcgcctgcagcgtcAAGTCGATGCGATACACGATGAACCCGAGGCATCGACGAGCCGGAGTTGACGGGGCCTCGGTCAAAATGCGGAGGCGCCACTTCTTCTTCGAGGTTACTTCGAGACACTTTTGCTCAAAAACGCGCAGCGACAGAGCGTTGCTCTCGTCCAGCAGCGTCTTCATTGCCGGATCGTGCAAACGCGCCACGACGTCGTCGACTACGACCGTGTCTTTGcacgagggaaaagaagcggaggaaaaaTCGGCCTCTCTACGGACTTGTACAGTCGtctgctcctcttcttggccttccttctctccctccctctccgcgtctcgcgcggtTCCCAACTGTTCACCGCCCGCTCGCGAGGCTTCCTCTCGCAAAAAATCTGCGCGCTCCGCCGAATCGCCTTCTCCTAATCCCGATCGCGTACCCCTCGCTGgagcgtcttctcgcgcgtccttcctcgcgttcgcttctccctctccctttccttccccccccGCCCTTAGGCCCTCCCCCAGGCTGGCCGCTCGGGTCTCGCCgcttgccttctctgccgcgatgctcgacgcgcctctcccttctaTCGCGCAGTCTCCCCATCCTGCACGGGTgtccgttttcgcctctcctgcagcgcgtttctcctccgtttcaACTGCCGAGCGCCTTTCCGTCAGTCCCTGTTTGGTcagacaggagacggcggagaagaaggcggctgCAACGGAAACGACAGCCGCATCGTCGGCGCCTTTCCCCCTCGCCCCTCGCACGCCCGGGAAGCTGAACCAGCGAAGACCCCTGCCCCGccgctcttcgctgtctgGGGCGCAGCCGATGCCGCCCTCTTGCCGCAACGCGTCGCCCGAGGCAAGCAACATggaggcggaaagagacacaactctgacgaaacggagacagggcgacagcgagaagcgcgtcgGGAAAGAAGGCCCAAAGCAGACGAAcggcagaaacagagagaggcggagaggtTTCGAACGGAGGGTcacaggaagcgacggagcCCAACACGGAtggcgagagcgcgaggaagcgaacagGCCGGGTAGATTCGAAAAAGGACCAAACAGGTGTTTTTCACGAGGAACCAGCCACAGAGCTGTCCGTGTAGATCGCTTTTtccgggagaaggcgacggcgcagcatacgcggagaggcgaaaaaggtCCAAGAGAGGgcacgcctcttctcgccgactCAACAGagtcctctccgcctcgaaATTCTTCCGCTCGGGAAAGGGCCCTGGTGAACCTTGTGTGACAGGCGGTTCGTGCGTTGCTAGTAGCCCGCAAAAATTTGGAAGACGCGTCAGCGACGAAGCCCTACAtcgctctttcctccgcAAAAAACTCCTGCAAGTTCTGTCTCCCACCGGGCGCTTTTTTCCTGCGGCGATGCCGCCAGTTCAGCCACGGGGGAGTGATCagtggagaggcgaagacgtcAAGTCCTCCTGTGCCCCGAGGTTCAGACATCCAATCTAGCATGCAAaaagggaggaggcgggaagaaaaagagagaagcccTCCCAGCGACAGCCCTCCCTCCGCTGGCGTTTTTCGCGGGCGCCTCTGGAATTTCGCCGAGCGGTGCTGACGGAACGGCAACCGCTCCGTGACAAAAGCGCCCCGTacgagaggcgaaagcacACGGCTTCCCGGCTCTCTGTGCAGGCGCCGAGTTCTGCCGAGACGCGCCGAGTGGCGAGAAacccgagaggcagaaacagacCAGTGAGAGGCGTAACCAGCCCTGTTGCGCGTCCGgctttcctcgcgctccCCCGAGGCCCGCCCAAACCCGAGAGTGAGGGAAAGGGCGAAGCGATAAAAACATGAAAACGACGGCGAAAGACTCCCGGTGTCGAGAGCCGAAACCActcgagaggaggcagagctTCGAGGAGAGCGGGGTTTCGCGAGACAACCTGCGGCCGGGGTCTGCGTAGCTCCGCGAGAAGGAATATCTCGGGGGGGTTTTCTGTTGCGAGGGGCGCACGTCTGGAGAGCGGAGGGAACTCGCCTGGGGTTCGCCTGGAGAGCGCGAAGCAACTTcggcgcagagagcagaagcaaaagcgagaaaaccgaCGGGGGGAACAGCCAAAATGTGCGCGACTGAGAAAGAGGGGTCGGCTCGGCGCTGGGATATCGCCGAAGAAGCGCACGAAAAATGTCTACGGGGGCCGTGTCTCGTTGTCTTGCGCGCAGAGTTCGGGGGTTTGAACCTTCGAAAAggggacggcgagggaaaagggatgcgcggagaagaaaacgcggaaatCGCGGGAAAAAACTCGGGCGTGCACAGAGTCGAGTGCCGCCATCCAGAGCCCACGTGACTCGGCAGCTCTATCGAGAAAGCTCGAGCGCGGCGCTTCGGCTTATAGACGGGGTAAATGGCGAGCCGCGAAAGGTTCCGCTTGTTTCGGCGtggcgcgggagagagagagacgggaaggacGCCGGTTTTCACCAACGCGTAGGGAAGAAGTTCATtccttttgcgtctctcctctctacTCTATATATCCGGATTGAAAAAACTGCGGAGGAGGAGGGCGGTGTCTGCGCCCAGCCACGTCTGAGTAGTTCCCTGTTTTTCCCTAGTCTAACCGCCGTAGTCGAGCAGGCCCGAAGTCGTGTCCGCAAACACAGAATCTCTCTGAAGCAATAGTTGTCTtgttcgcgtttttccacaGAATATGCAAGCTTAGCTGTGCGGAAACCATTTCTCGCGACACACTCCCCGCGCGCGAGCTCCAAGCCGTGTGTGCGCTTTCATCGAGAgttccttccttctgtcttgtcttcttcgtttcctcccgcttcccgtctcgctgtctggACACACCgtctgcgtcctctcctccaCAGAGTTTCTCACGGGGATTCGCGCGGCGTCCCTCTGCGCCTTTCTTTGCCGTCGCCCCTTCGTCGCGGCCCGAGGGTCCGTCGCGCCGTGTCGGTTTCCGTCTACTCTCTTTCTGCCATCTTTTCGTCAAAATTTCCACGCAAGATGGGGCTGCTGACGCTCCCTCACTGGTTTTCGAACGTGCCTTGGCTGCACGTGTATCTGgggttctccctctcggtcGAGTGCTTCGAGCAGTACTTGAACACTCGGCAGCTGAAAAGGTACGACGCCCCGAAACCGCCTGCGAAGCTGGCGCACCTCGTGACGGAGGAGGAGTACGCCAAAAGCAACGCGTACAACAAAGACAAGATGCGCTTCGGCAtcttctcgtcgcttttTCAGACGTCCATCTCGCTCATCTCCACTGCCTGCTTCCTCGGCCCGTACTTGTGGCGGCTGGCCGGAACGCTCGTCGGAAAGAATGGAAACGAATACACGCAGTCCCTCGTCGACCTCGCCCTCAGCGCGGTGATCGGCGAGTGTATCTCCACCCCCTTCCAGCTGTACGGGGACTTTGTCGTCGAGGAAAAACACGGCTTCAACAAAAAAACGCTCGCCCTCTTTTTCAAAGACAAACTCCTCAGCCTCGGCTTGACGAGTCTCATCGGCGGACCCGTCGCCTACGCCGCCATCTGGCTGATCAAGTGGGGGGGAAAATCCTTCTATCTCTGGGTACCGACGCCACACGCAAACACGAAAAGCGCTCCGGAGCGCCCGACTAACCCGCAAACAAAAACACACATTCACGGCAGCTTCTCCGCTCCTCCACACAAACATGTATCTACAGTGTACGCGTAGATGCGATGCATCTACGGTaagcatatatatctgtgttCTAGATGTATCTAACGTATCTACGGTATGCCTTTTCAgatgcatatgtgcatatatatatgtatatatatttatatatatggatgtatatatatatatatagatgtatatatatttatatatatagatgtatgtatacatatacatatatatatatatatatatatgtatacgcatatgtatatgcaggGCCGTTCGGGGATTTTTaagtggaaagagacacagataCATGGGGTGATAGATGCGCATCGAAGCGCCAAAGAAGAAGGTGATTTGTGCTGCTTTTCCACTGGCGAAGAAACTCTCGGAGAAAGTCAAAAGTAGCGCGGCCTCGGGCGACTGCCGCCTCTGCGTGAATGTGACGCGCGCGGATTCTGTCTCGACAGTGTCTCCGTTCTGACGCAGCTCTGGGGCTTCTCGGTGGCAACGGTCATTGCGATGATGTTCATCTACCCGAATCTGATTGCGCCGCTCTTCAACAAATTCGAGCCTCTGAAGGACGAAGAGCTCCGAGGCAAAATCTGCGACTTGgtgagaggaaggcgacctGAGAACACGCCGGAGTCTTCTGTTGCGTCGCGCCGTGTGTCCTCGCGacgcttccccttcttttcctcccttcctcttctacacagaagggagaaaaagggaagcgaTGGGACGTAAGAAGAGACATAGGAAGAGATGGAAAGGCACAGACTAGGAGATGGAGGGCGCGCGTTTTGTCTTCGCTGAATCTCTGCCACTTAGTTGTTCggttccgtctctcgccgaggagagagacagggcggcAGAGgagcctttctctgtctcttgagGCTGCACCGTTTGCGTCGCGTATTGAGCGTCGCTGCGCAAAGCTGCAAACCGTCTCTGTTCACAAATCCGTTCTTCGTCGCAGCATCGGGCGCAGCGCCGACCACGACATGAAATTCCTTAAAATGAGTCATCGCGAGTTCCCACTCGTGCACTTGCACGTCTGACGAAAAGGTGGGTATATATGTGTGGCGTCAGAGAGTCGCTGTCGCGTGTCGTGTCTGTTTTGCTTTAGGCAAAGAAGCTGGATTTCCCCCTCACAAAATTGTACGAAATGGACAACTCCAAGCGCTCGGGACACAGCAACGCGTATTTCTACGGCTTCTGGTGGTCAAAGCGAATCGTTCTTTACGACACTCTCCTCCATCTGCCTCACGACCAAATCCTCGCAATTCTCGGTAAGAACGCAAAAACGCCTTCTTGCTTGCGTGACCATTCACAAACGAAGAGCTCCCTcattctccctcttcctctccctcattctccctctttctcgttctccctcttcctctctctcattctccctctttctcgttctccctcttcctctctctcgttctccctcttcctctctctcgttcttcctcgtcctctttctcgttctccctcttcctcttcctctggtgTTTCGCTCGTCCTGGGTTGTGGGTCGGCCACCGGTTTCGTTTTTGCAAGCGAGTTTGCGGAACCAGTTGCAGTGCATTCTGTTTTTTAGGTGAGACATCGGTCTCTGTGGTCTCCTCGAGTCCCTTTGGACGCGCGCCGAATGCCGGTCGGTGGGCGGATGCGATCCTTCTCGCGGTTCCCGTGTTCCGGCGTGTCAGGTCACGAGATGGGACACTGGAAGAAGAACCACACAACAAAAATGATGGCCGTGAATTTCCTCCAGCTGTTCTGCACCCTTTACCTCTTTGGACTCGTCATGGGAAGCGACGCTCTCTTTGACAGCTTCGGCTACACAGACAcccgcgcctccgtcgtcgGCCTCAAACTCTTCAGCAACATCTTCCTGCCTGTAAGGCAACGCCCCTCTTCATACTCGCAAAGACCCTCACGAACGCCACAGAGGATGCACATGCTCACGCAACACGCACCGCGGAGACCTACGAACACACATCTCCATTTCATCTGTACACGaacgccacacacacacacccaatatatatatctatatatatctatttatcaatataggtatatgtatagctatatagatatatatatatatatatacaggtgtAGGTGAACGGAGATATTtagatatgtatgtatgccTTTGTTTTTGTGGAAATTCAAAGACATGTCACAGCTTTGCCATCCCCTTTCCGGGTCTTTCACGTtctcgcgtgtttttctgcTGCCTGGTGCACCAGTTCTGTGGAGGCAAAACGAAGCCTGTGTGTCAGAAGGTGTAGACGCGTGTCACGGAGCGGCTCTGCGCACGGGCGACGGTTGCGTTGCGTCAGTGGTGTGGCAACGCGTTCGAAATGCGGGTTCTCTGTGCGCATCCTCCTCGGTTCAGGTGAACACCTTGATTTCGCTTATGATGACGATTTACTCCCGAAAAAACGAGTTCGAAGCGGATGCATTCGCCTGCGAACTGGGGTACTCGGAGCCTCTCAAGCAAGGCTTGGTCGCCATTCACGCCGAAAACAAATCGTGCCTTGACCCTGATCCCTGGTACGCCTGCTCACATAAAACTGGCGAAAGCACCGATGCAAACGCGACGGTACCTCTCGATACATGCTTAAAATGCACGGGTGAAACACAGATATACACTTGTAGAGTTCCAAGGTAGATGACTGGGTGGAGGAACGGTCTAT is part of the Neospora caninum Liverpool complete genome, chromosome II genome and encodes:
- a CDS encoding putative acetyltransferase domain-containing protein, translating into MLLASGDALRQEGGIGCAPDSEERRGRGLRWFSFPGVRGARGKGADDAAVVSVAAAFFSAVSCLTKQGLTERRSAVETEEKRAAGEAKTDTRAGWGDCAIEGRGASSIAAEKASGETRAASLGEGLRAGGEGKGEGEANARKDAREDAPARGTRSGLGEGDSAERADFLREEASRAGGEQLGTARDAEREGEKEGQEEEQTTVQVRREADFSSASFPSCKDTVVVDDVVARLHDPAMKTLLDESNALSLRVFEQKCLEVTSKKKWRLRILTEAPSTPARRCLGFIVYRIDLTLQALQVGKIAVLEDCRGRGYGKKLVKGIIQVAKSNRGLTSINLSALKPGEEEIKVSGENGTAPCR
- a CDS encoding putative peptidase family M48 domain-containing protein encodes the protein MGLLTLPHWFSNVPWLHVYLGFSLSVECFEQYLNTRQLKRYDAPKPPAKLAHLVTEEEYAKSNAYNKDKMRFGIFSSLFQTSISLISTACFLGPYLWRLAGTLVGKNGNEYTQSLVDLALSAVIGECISTPFQLYGDFVVEEKHGFNKKTLALFFKDKLLSLGLTSLIGGPVAYAAIWLINVSVLTQLWGFSVATVIAMMFIYPNLIAPLFNKFEPLKDEELRGKICDLAKKLDFPLTKLYEMDNSKRSGHSNAYFYGFWWSKRIVLYDTLLHLPHDQILAILGHEMGHWKKNHTTKMMAVNFLQLFCTLYLFGLVMGSDALFDSFGYTDTRASVVGLKLFSNIFLPVNTLISLMMTIYSRKNEFEADAFACELGYSEPLKQGLVAIHAENKSCLDPDPWFSFWHYSHPPLLERLRAIEAIQEKEEKEN